Proteins from one Sarcophilus harrisii chromosome 2, mSarHar1.11, whole genome shotgun sequence genomic window:
- the LOC105749059 gene encoding proto-oncogene FRAT1 — MPCRREEEDEDDEAAAAGEDDDEGEGEEEESFLVLQQSVTVGGSGDVDRLVAQIGEALQLDPAHGSRPAPREPLARKQPPPPQPLQPPVLQLLLPPGPAPASLQPSGPLQCPGNGAGAALSWANDVGAVAPLPSRVQSSPCVPGGAPGRSSTSAPHICKRGLPQPLAGPCRRTWLRGAAASRRLQQQHHHQHPQYRYRGQPGLRAGEDDPHQLLQQLVLSGNLIKEAVRRLHSRRPRLYLGARAPLPQEPSPPPPLPLAVQEDEAEGTLSPCSPQRPACSNPQVLRSQLLHKLADGILIPGS; from the coding sequence ATGCCGTGCCggagggaggaggaggacgaggacgACGAGGCGGCGGCGGCTGGAGAGGACGATGacgagggggagggggaggaagaggagagctTCCTCGTGCTGCAGCAGTCGGTGACTGTCGGGGGCTCGGGGGATGTGGACAGGCTGGTGGCCCAGATCGGGGAGGCGCTGCAGCTGGACCCGGCGCACGGGAGTCGGCCCGCCCCCCGGGAGCCCCTGGCGCGCaagcagccgccgccgccgcagcctCTCCAGCCCCCAGTCCTGCAACTGCTGCTGCCTCCAGGACCGGCTCCGGCGTCCCTGCAGCCATCGGGACCGCTGCAGTGCCCTGGGAACGGGGCCGGCGCTGCCCTGTCCTGGGCGAACGACGTAGGCGCCGTCGCGCCCCTTCCGTCCCGCGTGCAATCGAGTCCCTGCGTCCCAGGGGGGGCACCGGGCCGGAGCAGCACCTCTGCCCCGCACATCTGCAAGCGGGGCCTCCCGCAGCCGCTGGCAGGCCCGTGCCGGCGCACCTGGCTTCGAGGCGCTGCCGCTTCCCGCCGCCTGCAGCAGCAGCACCACCACCAGCACCCCCAATACCGGTACCGAGGGCAACCGGGACTCCGGGCCGGAGAGGATGACCCCCACCAGCTTCTGCAGCAGCTTGTCCTCTCGGGGAACCTCATCAAAGAAGCCGTGAGGCGACTCCATTCCCGTCGACCCAGGCTGTATCTTGGGGCTAGGGCTCCTTTGCCCCAGGAACCTTCTCCTCCGCCGCCTTTGCCCCTGGCTGTACAGGAGGATGAGGCAGAAGGGACTCTCTCTCCCTGCAGTCCTCAACGACCAGCCTGCTCCAACCCGCAGGTCCTCCGAAGCCAGCTACTGCACAAACTTGCAGATGGCATCTTGATCCCAGGCAGCTAG